A window of Streptomyces gilvosporeus contains these coding sequences:
- the amaP gene encoding alkaline shock response membrane anchor protein AmaP, with product MRTVRRGTNRVLLGLIGAVLLATGGAVLVAGLDLPARWHFRLPGGWPWTGPGQVLLSEQNRTRWTDRGWWWPAVIAALAVLVLLALWWLVTQLRRRRLGEILVDSGDGEGAVLRGRALEAVLTAETEALEGVDGAGALLTGRRRTQPRVIAVLALAPHADPGTVVRRFAHEAVTHARVSAGLDELPAEVRLRGVRHRAERVG from the coding sequence ATGCGCACGGTACGCAGAGGCACGAACCGGGTGCTGCTCGGCCTGATCGGCGCGGTGCTGCTGGCGACCGGGGGCGCGGTCCTGGTGGCCGGGCTGGACCTGCCCGCCCGATGGCACTTCCGGCTGCCCGGCGGCTGGCCCTGGACCGGTCCCGGCCAGGTGCTGCTGTCCGAGCAGAACCGCACCCGGTGGACGGACCGCGGCTGGTGGTGGCCCGCCGTCATCGCCGCCCTGGCGGTGCTGGTGCTGCTGGCGCTGTGGTGGCTGGTGACCCAGCTCCGCCGGCGCCGACTCGGCGAGATCCTCGTCGACAGCGGCGACGGCGAGGGCGCCGTGCTGCGCGGCCGGGCGCTGGAAGCCGTGCTGACGGCCGAGACGGAGGCGCTGGAGGGCGTGGACGGGGCCGGGGCGCTGCTGACCGGCCGCCGCCGCACCCAGCCGCGCGTCATCGCCGTCCTGGCGCTCGCCCCGCACGCCGATCCCGGCACCGTCGTACGGCGCTTCGCGCATGAGGCGGTGACCCATGCCCGCGTCTCGGCGGGCCTGGACGAGCTGCCGGCGGAGGTCCGGCTGCGGGGCGTACGGCACCGGGCGGAACGGGTCGGCTGA
- a CDS encoding DUF6286 domain-containing protein: protein MSDDEARGADTARLPTLEKAPGGGDGLEQSGSAADYAPTGEDDHSGKRPWSVRRVPAALVALVLLGALGLLLYDVAAVRAGRPAMAWRIWLAHQLATRHLDSPWVLAAAAVAVVLGGWLLVLALTPGLRELLPMRRTAPGVRACLDRSAAALVLRDRAMEVAGVQSVRMTVGRRKARARAFAHFRELDEVRGDLDRALGDGLAQLGLAHGLHLTVEVRRPKKG from the coding sequence ATGAGCGACGACGAGGCGCGGGGCGCGGACACCGCACGGCTGCCCACGCTCGAAAAGGCGCCGGGCGGCGGCGACGGCCTGGAGCAGTCCGGCTCCGCGGCGGACTACGCGCCCACCGGCGAGGACGACCACTCCGGGAAGCGCCCGTGGTCCGTGCGGCGGGTACCGGCCGCGCTGGTCGCCCTGGTGCTGCTCGGCGCGCTGGGGCTGCTGCTGTACGACGTGGCCGCGGTCCGCGCCGGCCGCCCCGCGATGGCCTGGCGCATCTGGCTCGCCCACCAGCTGGCCACCCGCCACCTGGACAGCCCCTGGGTCCTGGCCGCCGCCGCGGTCGCCGTGGTGCTCGGCGGCTGGCTGCTCGTGCTGGCCCTCACCCCGGGCCTGCGCGAGCTGCTGCCGATGCGCCGCACCGCCCCCGGGGTGCGGGCCTGTCTGGACCGGTCGGCCGCCGCCCTGGTGCTGCGCGACCGTGCCATGGAGGTCGCCGGGGTGCAGTCCGTACGGATGACCGTCGGCCGCCGCAAGGCCAGGGCGCGGGCGTTTGCGCACTTCCGCGAGCTGGACGAGGTCCGCGGCGATCTCGACCGGGCGCTCGGTGACGGCCTCGCCCAGCTCGGGCTGGCCCACGGGCTGCATCTGACCGTCGAAGTCCGGCGCCCGAAGAAGGGGTGA
- a CDS encoding Asp23/Gls24 family envelope stress response protein, with amino-acid sequence MATVSPAAAAPAVPAGERGATTIADRVVAKIAAQAAREALRAAAPAGPTDAHATVTVRRRATRRTFGEARVRVAVELGYPCDIGAHCGAVRRQVTERVGALASMEVPEVAVEVERLHSPLLESGKPGRVR; translated from the coding sequence GTGGCGACGGTGTCCCCCGCCGCCGCTGCCCCTGCCGTACCGGCGGGGGAGCGCGGCGCGACCACGATCGCGGACCGGGTGGTGGCCAAGATCGCCGCCCAGGCTGCGCGCGAGGCGCTGCGCGCGGCCGCCCCCGCCGGCCCCACCGACGCCCATGCGACGGTCACCGTACGGCGGCGCGCCACCCGGCGCACCTTCGGCGAGGCCCGGGTGCGGGTCGCCGTCGAGCTGGGCTACCCCTGTGACATCGGTGCGCACTGCGGCGCGGTGCGTCGCCAAGTCACCGAACGGGTAGGGGCGTTGGCGAGCATGGAAGTGCCGGAGGTCGCGGTGGAGGTGGAGCGTCTGCACTCGCCGCTGCTGGAGAGCGGGAAGCCGGGGAGGGTGCGATGA
- a CDS encoding Asp23/Gls24 family envelope stress response protein translates to MTEGQQTPVSATSPLRRGGGEPGSRGRTTIADGVVEKIAGLAARDVVGVHAMGSGLARTLGAVRERVPGGGRAAVTRGVKAEVGEVQTALDLEIVVDYGVSIAEVARVVRENVIAAVERMTSLEVVEVNIAVSDVKLPDEEDEEERAEPRIQ, encoded by the coding sequence ATGACGGAAGGTCAGCAGACGCCGGTCAGCGCGACGTCGCCGCTCAGGCGGGGCGGCGGCGAACCCGGATCCCGTGGGCGTACCACCATCGCCGACGGCGTCGTGGAGAAGATCGCCGGACTGGCCGCCCGCGATGTCGTGGGGGTGCACGCCATGGGCAGCGGCCTGGCGCGGACCCTGGGGGCCGTACGCGAGCGGGTACCGGGCGGCGGCCGGGCGGCGGTGACGCGCGGGGTGAAGGCCGAGGTGGGGGAGGTGCAGACGGCGCTGGACCTGGAGATCGTCGTGGACTACGGCGTCTCCATCGCCGAGGTGGCGCGGGTCGTCCGGGAGAACGTCATCGCCGCCGTGGAGCGCATGACGAGCCTGGAGGTCGTCGAGGTCAACATCGCGGTCAGCGACGTCAAGCTGCCCGACGAGGAGGACGAGGAGGAGCGCGCGGAACCGCGCATCCAGTGA